The Osmia bicornis bicornis chromosome 11, iOsmBic2.1, whole genome shotgun sequence genome includes the window aattttgtaagtATAAATCACAACGTCTTATAGAAAAATGATTATCAACTTAAGAAAGAGAAGATAAGTTGAGTACTTACAACTCGTTCATCATTTTGTGATATAAATCGAAATCTCGATAACTAAAAGCGTTTAAAGTTTGGCGGTATATTAGATTGGTATATTTTTGCATTAACATGTTGTCAGTACAGGCAGCAATTTCACGTAACTTTTAATTGTTACCaataatagtaaaaaaataaatctgtaATTTCCAGagtgaatttcaaaaattacgTTGTTCGTgctataattaaatattaacaacgatttacatatatatatataactaAATTGTGGTTTTTAACATTATACCTTAAAAAAACATGTCAATGGTTTCATCCTTTCGTAAATGTGTAACAGTGAATTGTTTATGAATAGCATTACaggtagaaattaataaactttcgatttcaataatgaattttcatcATTGCTGACACAAGATACTATCGATCTATTTCTCTATCACAACTTgcacaatttttatttaaccgaaatattcattttatgaCAAATAAACCTTGCAATGTGTTGCAATACATTATTCTATATAGTTTAAAATAATACACGATAACCAGTAGACAATCAACTTCATAACGACATACCAGTTGTTAACAAAATTGTTTTACAAAAAGTTTATAGTGCATTTTAGGAAAATAACATTGCTGTTCAATTTAATGTAAGAAACAGTTTAATAGATATTTGTTAAGGTATCTCTAAAACTTAGTAACAATGCATAAcacaataaagaaaaaaatatgtaagTACATGTAAAAAGGTAAATGTCCTTTGATTAGTAGCACATTATAATGTGCAATATGTACATATTGCATTTATATGGTATTATGCAATGTCCTTGAAATTTGGTACaagttacattaatatttaatgtagtaACTTAATATACTTTAAATTGCAgtatatttctttataaataataatatgtattttttcagGTATAACATAgtgatgaaatattaaaagtcttatatttttaaagaCAAAATGTCAGATAACAATTTACCACATATTTCATATGGACTTGATCCTCCTGGTAGTATAGTACGCATTGAATCTGAGATTAGATCTATTAGTCGTCTTTCAAGTATAGAGGAAACTTTAAGGAGATTTGGCACTAGAAGGCCAGAAAGACAGACTAATGAATTGAATAATGGTAAAAACCATTATAAaagattattacaaaaatttgtataactATTAACAAAACTTTTTTCTGAATAGTACATaagaattaaatattattaaaatatatttataatataaattacaatacgAATAGTAATAAGTGTAGTTTAAAAAGATTTGATGTAATGAGCACATATGATTATTTATATCCTTAAATTTgagataataattaatatctattattaaagaagcgCAGGATGTTCAGGCTGCAATAATTGCACCTAATGAAGAACCTATTGCACCTGTTGCAATGTCTAAGCCTACAGAGAATGTGCAACAAAGTGATGTGACTGATGGTGCATCTTCTCCAAATCAACCAGAAATTAATGCATCAGCGGTAAATTCTGAAGACGAGTACGTTTTAGTATCAGTTAAATTGATACAAATTTGAAGAAGATATAAAGTTGAATACATCTTATTGACTACATGTTCTTATTTAATACAGCAAAAGATATTGTTGGGTGTGTTTTGCAACAGACGAAGATGATGCAACAGCATCATGGGTAAAACCATGTCATTGTCGCGGTACAACTAAATGGGTTCATCAAGGATGTATACAAAGATGGGTCGACGAGAAACAAAAAGGACGAGCGGGTGCACATGTAGCATGTCCGCAATGTAATACGGAGTATATTATTGTATATCCAAATATGGGTTAgttcttttaatatttacataaattttaaatcGAATCATACTATCACTATTACTAGCAGCGtacataatttatatattataattatttcaggTCCGTTAGTTATAGTACTGGATACAATTGATGGAATAATTTTTCGTATCTGCCCTTTTATCGCGGCTAGCATAGTTGCTGCATCTATATATTGGACTGCTGTAACATATGGAGCTGTCACTGTTATGCAAGTAGTTGGTCTTAAAGATGGTCTAGCTATGATGGAGCAAGCTGATCCTTTGGTGTTATTAGTTGGTTTGCCAACTATTCCAATATTATTAGTTTTGGGTAAAATGTTAAGATGGGAAGATCAGGCACTTAACCTTCTGAGGAGACACGCGTGTAAAGTTCCTATTTTAAGGCATTTTTTACCCAGTAGGTATGTGTAAAAGTAGATTTAtaactttgaaataaatacatcatttattttgcaattataTATATCTATCGCTATAGTTATTCAAGTGATGACAGAGCACAATCTGAAGAAGTGCCACCTATGAGTGATCCAGTATCAGCGACGCGTATTCTTTGTGGTGCACTTTTATTGCCGAGTATTGCCAGCATatgtggaaaaatattttttgaaagtaTACACTCCAATTTTCAAAGGACGTTACTTGTACGTATAAAATACATCTGATAATAAGCTAATCATTATGTACATCACTAAATATTctgtatataattttgtagGGAGGTATAgcatttataacaataaaaGGTGCATTCAAGATTTATCATAAACAACAGCAATATGTAAGACAGTGTCAGCGTCGGATAATGGATTATACGGAGAATAACGTCGCACTGTATAGAAGACAGCAAAATTCTGAAACTCAGACAAGTTAAATGCATGTAAACTACCTTTCAAGAATATATTATCAAAGGACAGTATATCGTTTCAGATGtagaataattaaactttTTAGAATACTTTTATCGTAAATATGGATTTCCAATATACCATCTACTTTTAGCAATATAAATGTATGGGTACTGTAATCAGGTTTAACAGATACATACGTTGTTCTCCATATATATGTATGGAAAATGtcattatatacataaattCAATTGGTAAAATATTGTGTCAGGTGTGGGATATTTTATTCAATGGAGTAACAATAATGTCCATTCACCTTCTTacttaataactaaaaattgaataatggTAATATTTCCTTACCATAATTCAATTTCGTCtgtttcaaatttaataattacataatGAAGCGATACTATTTATTAtactaaaattacaaatttcctGTACATTGAGAAATAAGCAAAAGTATCTTTGGTAGAAGTTATTCATATTTTGACTGCTTGGAAAAGGGAAcggtatttttaaaaatttatttctgtcATAGATAAGTCttgaattaaacatattaatatattcagtaaaaaaattttggaacaaaactttattttatgtaaatgCCTTAATTTGCTGTAGATATAAGAAATTagtaaatatcaattcaaatcgATACTTCGTGTTTTTCTTATATACCTAGATAAATAACATTCtgatttacaattaatttacGTAAGTACTTATATCTTTATGTAATAtgttaatttcttaattttattacattgtaCATACCAGTCGtttctgtttttaattaaaaaagaaaagatatttccttttttaaattattgtattataacattcatttaacaaaattaaagtATAAAACCAGAGGTACTAaaggaatattaatattgattattGTTGTGTAATGTAAACTATATTATTATAGTAcagtatatttttataaccTGTAAGAATTGCACAAACAATTGAAAACTGGTGATTCATCCACCAGAAAATAGTACATAATTTTATTGAGATATCGTTTGTATTTTTTACGTATTATGTGATATAATTATCACgtgttttatataaataaaaattttgtttttattcaataattgtCATGTGTATCTTATTATGTGTTACAGATGATACATTCATTCTTCACATCCttactatatgtatataccGTCAAAATAATATGTTTAATACGATTTCTTGCACATTACATGGAAccaagaaaaataaattgaaaatatagaatacTATCACGTGACATTTTATTTCGAAAAAATttagtttaaaatttttcaggTATGCATACACTTAATTGTTacttataaatttatattaaaaaacttATATGTAccaaaattattgaaaaatgaataaacatAGGCTATAACACCACCTAAGAATTTGAATCGTAAGATACACAGTTACATTGTTATCAATCTATATTCATGTAATTACTAAGATATGAgattacttaaaaatttaacaagTGTATTCCCAAATAACTTTCAAGCTAATTTTCCTTGACaatcgaaaaaaaaatcttaTCCTACgtttttactttatttttataaaggaaattattttatcttattcCATCCTATGATCATATGCGgaaaaatgcaaaaagaaatataaatattgtcCAATTAATTAGAATTGTCATTTGAACATTTATAAGTTTATGATACAATTATAAGTGCAACTTAATACACAAAATGCAGAATTATTTAACAAACAGAACACAAGATCTAAATATATCTTAATACTTCAGGTCACATTAACGGTGGACCTGTATATTTGAGACTTCCAGAATAGAAATCTGGTGGACCCTCGATAACCAATAACTTAACTTCTTCAATTATATCTGATAAATCTGTACACAACTTAGAACTACCAACAGTTTTGAAAAATGTACACGGTCTTGGTCCCTTACCTGAATCATCTACATCATAAGGTGGACTAAGTATATCTAAAAATGCAGCTGGCCCTTCAATACATGTAATTTCATGTAAGTTTCTTTCTCTTGGCGTAAGAGTACAAGCAGGAGAATTACTGTGCAAAGATATCAGTTTATGTCTAAATGCCATTACTTCTTTATTCAGTTTAATTGCAT containing:
- the LOC114875960 gene encoding E3 ubiquitin-protein ligase MARCHF5-like isoform X2; this encodes MSDNNLPHISYGLDPPGSIVRIESEIRSISRLSSIEETLRRFGTRRPERQTNELNNEAQDVQAAIIAPNEEPIAPVAMSKPTENVQQSDVTDGASSPNQPEINASAVNSEDDKRYCWVCFATDEDDATASWVKPCHCRGTTKWVHQGCIQRWVDEKQKGRAGAHVACPQCNTEYIIVYPNMGPLVIVLDTIDGIIFRICPFIAASIVAASIYWTAVTYGAVTVMQVVGLKDGLAMMEQADPLVLLVGLPTIPILLVLGKMLRWEDQALNLLRRHACKVPILRHFLPSSDDRAQSEEVPPMSDPVSATRILCGALLLPSIASICGKIFFESIHSNFQRTLLGGIAFITIKGAFKIYHKQQQYVRQCQRRIMDYTENNVALYRRQQNSETQTS
- the LOC114875960 gene encoding E3 ubiquitin-protein ligase MARCHF5-like isoform X1: MSDNNLPHISYGLDPPGSIVRIESEIRSISRLSSIEETLRRFGTRRPERQTNELNNEAQDVQAAIIAPNEEPIAPVAMSKPTENVQQSDVTDGASSPNQPEINASAVNSEDDKRYCWVCFATDEDDATASWVKPCHCRGTTKWVHQGCIQRWVDEKQKGRAGAHVACPQCNTEYIIVYPNMGPLVIVLDTIDGIIFRICPFIAASIVAASIYWTAVTYGAVTVMQVVGLKDGLAMMEQADPLVLLVGLPTIPILLVLGKMLRWEDQALNLLRRHACKVPILRHFLPSSYSSDDRAQSEEVPPMSDPVSATRILCGALLLPSIASICGKIFFESIHSNFQRTLLGGIAFITIKGAFKIYHKQQQYVRQCQRRIMDYTENNVALYRRQQNSETQTS